Proteins encoded within one genomic window of Natator depressus isolate rNatDep1 chromosome 1, rNatDep2.hap1, whole genome shotgun sequence:
- the ITM2B gene encoding integral membrane protein 2B, which translates to MVKVSFNSALAQKEAAKKDEENSQVLILGPDAKDPEAVVPVGQRRAWCWCMCFGVAFMLAGVILGGAYLYKYFAFQQGGVYFCGIKYIEDDLTLTEPDAHAPAARYQTIEQNIQILEEEDVEFISVPVPEFADSDPADIVHDFHRRLTAYLDLSLDKCYVIPLNTSVVMPPKNFLELLINIKAGTYLPQSYLIHEQMVVTDRIENVDQLGSFIYRLCRGKETYKLQRKEIMKGIQKREAKNCRKIRHFENWFAIETLICEQ; encoded by the exons ATGGTGAAAGTGTCTTTTAACTCCGCCTTGGCGCAGAAGGAGGCCGCCAAGAAAGACGAGGAGAACAGCCAGGTGCTCATCCTGGGCCCGGACGCCAAG GACCCTGAAGCTGTGGTGCCCGTTGGACAGAGGAGAGCTTGGTGTTGGTGTATGTGCTTTGGAGTAGCTTTTATGCTTGCTGGTGTGATACTTGGTGGTGCCTATCTGTACAAATATTTTGCATTCCAG caagGTGGTGTGTATTTCTGTGGAATAAAGTATATTGAAGATGACTTAACTCTGACTGAGCCTGATGCACATGCTCCAGCTGCTCGCTACCAGACAATTGAGCAaaacattcagatccttgaggaGGAAGATGTTGAATTCATCAGTGTGCCTGTCCCAGAATTTGCTGACAGTGATCCAGCAGACATTGTTCATGATTTCCACCGG AGACTCACAGCTTACCTCGACCTTAGCTTGGATAAGTGCTATGTGATTCCTCTGAACACTTCAGTTGTTATGCCACCAAAAAATTTCTTGGAGTTGCTGATCAACATAAAG GCTGGAACATACTTGCCTCAGTCCTATCTGATTCATGAACAGATGGTTGTTACTGATCGCATTGAAAATGTGGATCAGTTGGGGTCCTTTATTTATCGCCTGTGCCGTGGCAAGGAAACCTATAAACTACAGCGCAAAGAAATCATGAAAG GAATTCAAAAGCGTGAAGCCAAAAATTGCCGAAAGATTCGACACTTTGAGAATTGGTTTGCTATAGAAACGCTCATTTGTGAACAGTAA